A DNA window from Nerophis lumbriciformis linkage group LG33, RoL_Nlum_v2.1, whole genome shotgun sequence contains the following coding sequences:
- the LOC133575840 gene encoding SH2 domain-containing protein 6, whose amino-acid sequence MKMSFFGKLKNIGPPPAPPRRTGQSDAFGRRQHTFQEEEEEGDMYEAPPCGRPPVNVAQKQVEENVYMERTTSSSIPQRMAAPPPRLGTRPQKPLQHPKESGVDSNTKKPPEVDRNEKPGRKKMTPPPPPAALFLTSDMEEDVYLNPNEEQGDNEDLYLEPAAACPPCPRGPIRMSSSTKTSLTPSPIMKPPVPRAKSNSFLPSLIEVKTAPTFEARASTFPSKPPPTMPGFKPPLPAMLSPLNPCLTDMKHATFGGARVTEETENEDPVWFAGDCNRKTAEDLLLRVNTDGTFLIRHSSAQTARQPFTLAVLYQQKVYNVPIRFLEEMQGFALGKEGKKSEEVFSSLDEMVMHHKMYQLYLIDSKSQAKHAVFLTHPARP is encoded by the exons AGCTTCTTTGGCAAACTAAAGAACAT CGGCCCTCCTCCGGCACCACCTCGAAGGACAG GCCAAAGTGATGCATTTGGGAGGAGACAACATACGTtt caggaagaggaagaggagggagacatGTATGAAGCCCCGCCTTGTGGGCGCCCACCTGTCAACGTCGCACAGAAACAAGTCGAAGAAAACGTTTATATGG AAAGAACAACCAGCTCTTCTATTCCTCAAAGAATGGCTGCACCACCACCGAGGCTCGGCACCAGACCTCAG AAGCCTCTGCAACATCCTAAAGAGTCTGGCGTTGATTCCAACACCAAGAAGC CACCTGAGGTTGACAGAAACGAGAAGCCTGGCAGGAAAAAGATGACACCTCCTCCACCACCTGCAGCTCTCTTTCTTACATCTGACATGGAGGAAG ATGTTTATCTCAATCCAAATGAAGAACAG GGGGATAATGAAGACCTCTATTTAGAACCAGCAGCTG CTTGCCCGCCGTGTCCCCGAGGCCCGATTAGAATGTCTTCATCTACCAAGACGTCACTCACGCCTTCACCCAT AATGAAGCCTCCAGTTCCCAGAGCAAAGTCT AATTCCTTCCTGCCTTCCTTGATTGAGGTAAAGACAG CTCCTACTTTTGAAGCAAGAGCTTCCACCTTTCCCTCCAAACCACCCCCAACAATGCCAGGTTTTAAGCCCCCTCTACCAGCCATGCTAAG CCCTCTAAATCCTTGCTTAACGGATATGAAGCATGCAA CCTTTGGTGGAGCCAGAGTAACTGAAGAGACAGAGAATGag GATCCAGTGTGGTTTGCAGGGGATTGTAACAGGAAGACAGCAGAGGATCTCTTGTTGAGAGTCAATACG GACGGCACTTTCCTCATCAGACACAGCTCGGCCCAGACAGCCCGCCAACCTTTCACCCTGGCTGTGCTCTACCAACAGAAGGTCTACAATGTTCCCATCCGCTTCCTGGAGGAGATGCAAGGCTTTGCTCTGGGAAAAGAGGGCAAGAAAAGCGAAGAG GTTTTCAGCAGCCTGGATGAGATGGTGATGCACCACAAGATGTACCAGCTCTATCTGATAGACAGCAAGAGCCAAGCCAAACACGCTGTTTTTTTAACTCACCCTGCACGCCCTTAG